Part of the Sulfurovum sp. TSL6 genome, ATCAGGATCCCAGACAGGCACTTCATGGGCAATGTTTCGCTTCTCGTACTGTGTAGTACCTGTCGGCCAGGTTCCGTCATCAGGGATCTGAGAGACTGAAAGTTCATCTCCTTTGTATACGGTCATTTTACCTATCACTTGCGAAATGAAAGGTGTCAGTACCCCTTTGAGTGCAGGCTTAAGCTCTTGGGTACTTTCAGTTTTGGCAGGAACATTGACTTCATAGAGATTTTCAAGTGTATTGTCCACGGCGGCAAAGTTCATCTCTACGATCACATCTCCTTTCTTTCCATAGGTTTTTTGAATGGAATCTTTTATCTTATTGATCGCTTCTTCTCTCGGAAGAACACCGCTGATGGCAAAGAAACAGGTTTGCATAATAGTATTGATCCGGGATCCCATTTTACTTTCCCGTGCCACAGAATAAGCATCAATGATATAAAACTTCAAACCTTTGTTAATGATATGCTCTTGCGTTATACGAGGAAGGTGTTGCCATACTTCCTCTTTTATGTATGGTGTATTAAGTAAAAAAACGGCACCTGGCTTAGCTTTCTCAAGCAAGTCGAGTTTTTCTAAAAATACAGATTGGTGTACACCTATAAAATCGGCTTCTTGTATCAAGTAACTTGAGTGGATCGGGTCAGAACCGAAACGAAGATGAGATGTTGTCATGGAACCGGATTTTTTTGAATCATAGACAAAATACCCTTGTGCGTAATGATCTGTTTCTTCACCGATGATCTTGATCGTATTTTTATTTGCGCCTACCGTTCCATCTGAGCCTAATCCATAAAAAAGAGCCTGAAATTGGTCAGGATTTTGTAAAATGAAATCATGATCATAGACCAGTGATGTATGGGTGACATCATCGTCTATACCGATGGTAAAGTGATTTTTTGGTGATTCTTTGGAAAGTTCCTCGTAGATCGAAAGGATCATAGCAGGAGTGAACTCTTTGGAGGAGAGACCGTAGCGTCCACCGATGATATTTGGCATTTCAAAAGGCAGTTTTGAACGTTGTTCAAACAGTACACTCACCACATCATGGTATAGCGGTTCACCAAGGCTTCCTGACTCTTTGGTTCGATCCAGCACGGCAATGGACTGTACTGATCTTGGAAGTGCATCAATAAATGCTTCGATGGAAAAGGGCAGCGCCAAACGTACCTTTATCATGCCTACCTTTTCACCTTGAACGTTCAGGTAGTGTACGCTCTCTTCTACGGCTTGGGTACCTGAACCCATCAATACGATCACTCTCTCAGCATCCTCGACACCGACATAATCAAAAAGCCGGTAGAACCTTCCAGTTAATTTGGCAAAAGCATCCATCTGCTCCTGTAAGACCTTTGGCAGTGCCTGATAATACTTATTGACACTTTCACGCCCTTGAAAATAGACATCGGGGTTTTGTGATGTACCTCTAAGCACAGGGCTATCAGGTGTCAGACCTCTTTTATAATGTGCTTCGACCAGATCAGTATTGATCATGGACTTGAGTACATCATCAGGAAGTTTTTCGATCCGACTCACTTCATGTGAGGTTCGAAACCCATCAAAAAAATGTAAGAAAGGTATACGTGCATGTAGGGTCGCTGCTTGTGAAATAAGAGCAAAATCATGTGCTTCCTGTACTGAACCGGAGGCCAGAAGAGCAAATCCGGTTTGTCTTACCCCCATAACATCCTGATGATCTCCAAAGATGGAAAGCCCTTGAGCAGAAAGGGATCTGGCGGCAACATGAAAGACCGTTGAAGTAAGCTCTCCGGCGATCTTATACATATTGGGTATCATCAGCAGCAGTCCCTGAGAAGCGGTAAAGGTTGTGGTCAGTGCACCTGCCTGCAATGCTCCATGAACAGCGCCGCTTGCGCCTCCTTCACTTTGCATTTCATACACTTCAGGAACCGTACCGAAAATATTTTTCTGCTTTTTAGCACTGTAGAGGTCACTGAATTCACCCATAGGTGAGGAGGGTGTGATAGGATATATGGCGATGACCTCGTTGAGCTTGTGGGCTACAAGGGCAACGGCTTCATTTCCATCCACAGTTATAGTTGAACGTTCTTTCATCATTATATTCCTTTATTTATCGTTAAAAAAATTCATATAATATATTGTAGATTCAAGGGTACAATATAAACGCATTAAAGACTGTTTTAAAGATGACTCTTTAGGTCATTTTAATATTGTAGCGTTTATCAGATGTAGAGTTGGTTAGTAGAATAATCTTAAATGCTATATAGGTTCTATTTTTGAATAGATCAATTTTATAACACTTTTCTTCTAAACATCCACGAAGCAAACAAGAGTGCTATGATTCCCAAAGTGAACATTGGGACAATCAGTTCTATGGCTATATCAAAAGAGATATCTTTTAAAAATACGCCTTTTAAAAGCAGTAAGAAATATTTTAAAGATATAAAATCTGTTACAGGTATGAGCCATGATGGCATATTTTCCACAGGGGTTGCAAGACCTGACATCAAGATATAGGGTACCACTAAAACAAATGCACCTAGTATATCTTACTGTTGTGTAGAGGATATGGATGATATAAATAAACCAAGATCTATGATCGATAATGGTCTCTTCTTGATTTTTTCTGTAATTTGTTTACTTGAGTACTATTTTAATCAACAATATCCTTTATATTCCCAACTTTACTACTTAATTAAAACTTATATTGTTACAATGTAATATATTGTTTGTGGGAGGCAGTAAATGGATATAGGCGAAGAGACTATAGAAGATACCTTTAATATCAACAAAGTGCTAAAAACTTTGTTTTCTTCTGTAAAAGAAATTGCAAATGAAAAGCGTATCGAACTTATTTATGAAATGGATTCGACAATACCAAGAAAATTACGGGGTGATTCTGAATCCCTGTTATTATTGCTTAGTAAAATACTCACTTTTGTTTTTCAAAATAGTGATAGAAAGGAAATTGTATTATCTCTTTCTTCTGTTGAAGATTTTTTGTATGAAGAGTTTATATCTTTTAGGATTCAAGAGACCAATATTGAAAAAGAAAAACTTCTGGCATTTTTACAAATACACGCAAGTAAAGACATTGAAATGCTTGGCGGTAAGATCGTTGATGATCATGAAAATATTTCAGACATACACTTAAGTATACCTTTTAAGAATTTTGAATTGGGCTTTAGACGTCATTATAGACTCCCAGATAAAAATGTAGTTGGGAAAAAGGTCTTACTGCTCTGTTCAAATGATAAAACTGGACAAAGCCTTAAAAAGATGTTTAAATATTTTCATTATGAAGTTGATGTAGGAATGGAGGAATTAAAGAAAAACGGTAATGATCTGGGGTTATATGATATCTTGATCGTAAGTGAAACAATTTTTACTGAAAAAATCAAAGAGACGATTTCTAAAGTCCAAGAACGAGCACCACTCAAATATGCATTACTTAGAGATCACGATGATCTAGATGATGATATAAAAACAGACTCTGAGCATTTTATCAAACCTATTACACAAGAAAAGATATTTGATCTGATCATGTCCCTTTATGATGATAAACCTAGTACAGACAAGAGTGATACAGCTAAGATAGAAAATGCATGATCTTAAAATAGAAACCTTATAAAATTATATAATTTTATAAGGTTTTGCAAACAGGACATTTTGTCCGATATTGCCAGGTATCAACAAATAACAGAATACTTTGTCCAAATAATTGCTATTTACAGCCTAAAAAAACATAAGTAATTATTATAATCTTATGAATAACTAGAAAAATATACAAATTCTACCTATTTTCATTAATATCAAGACATATTTGATATACTCTTAATACTGAAATATCGTAATAAAAGGACATTATGTTCTTTGAATAAATAGTTAGCCAAGGAATTATATGAACGAAGAACCCGATACTATTAGAGCATTAATCCAACACGAAAACGAGATGACAAATCATCGCATGAACTGGTTCCTGATTTTGCAGGGGTTCATGTTTGCTGGTATTGCCTTCGCATGGGATAAGAGCACGGCGCTTTGTGTTGTCTTCTCTATTGTAGGCATTCTCAGTTCGATTTCAGTTGGAATTCTCTTACGATATGGAATTCAGGCGATTAGAGACCTAGATCGGAAGTCTCGAGACACAACAATCGGGAAAGGTAGCGAGGAAATAGCCCCGTTTATGCATTTCTTGCTTCCTTGGCACTTCTTGCCATTTACGATGATTGTGGCATGGACGGCGATGATTATCATTAAGTTGGCGAAGATTGTCTAACAAACGGGTCGAGTTCGACGCATAAAACCTAGCGGTTTTAGCGCGTCTCACCCAAAACGTTACACACTTTTCATTTCATTCCCTAAAAACGAAAACCTTATAAAATGTTCTATATAGGAGGTTTTATAATGAAAACTATAAAAGAAAACATACACTCTAAAGAGTTTAAGAAGTGAATGGAAAGAGATCAGTATGTAGCTTTTAAACGTAGATAATAGCTGTTCTCTACACTCCCAAATTCACTCTCATTATTTCCGGTATACAGCATAGCACCTACGGCTATGGATGCATCATCACTGATACTGTATTCTATTAGGGGGGAGATAAAACTACTTTGGTCTTCTGGATTATGTATTACACTTACA contains:
- the nifJ gene encoding pyruvate:ferredoxin (flavodoxin) oxidoreductase, encoding MMKERSTITVDGNEAVALVAHKLNEVIAIYPITPSSPMGEFSDLYSAKKQKNIFGTVPEVYEMQSEGGASGAVHGALQAGALTTTFTASQGLLLMIPNMYKIAGELTSTVFHVAARSLSAQGLSIFGDHQDVMGVRQTGFALLASGSVQEAHDFALISQAATLHARIPFLHFFDGFRTSHEVSRIEKLPDDVLKSMINTDLVEAHYKRGLTPDSPVLRGTSQNPDVYFQGRESVNKYYQALPKVLQEQMDAFAKLTGRFYRLFDYVGVEDAERVIVLMGSGTQAVEESVHYLNVQGEKVGMIKVRLALPFSIEAFIDALPRSVQSIAVLDRTKESGSLGEPLYHDVVSVLFEQRSKLPFEMPNIIGGRYGLSSKEFTPAMILSIYEELSKESPKNHFTIGIDDDVTHTSLVYDHDFILQNPDQFQALFYGLGSDGTVGANKNTIKIIGEETDHYAQGYFVYDSKKSGSMTTSHLRFGSDPIHSSYLIQEADFIGVHQSVFLEKLDLLEKAKPGAVFLLNTPYIKEEVWQHLPRITQEHIINKGLKFYIIDAYSVARESKMGSRINTIMQTCFFAISGVLPREEAINKIKDSIQKTYGKKGDVIVEMNFAAVDNTLENLYEVNVPAKTESTQELKPALKGVLTPFISQVIGKMTVYKGDELSVSQIPDDGTWPTGTTQYEKRNIAHEVPVWDPDTCIQCNKCVSACPHSVIRSNVFDISFMHEAPEGFVSKLAKGKKFGENDLFNISVAVEDCTGCSLCVEVCPAKNKSQTNLKAINMTPLDAIKEQKIAQWDYFLSLPKIERSKLDHDDIKESQFLEPLFEFSGACAGCGETPYIKLVSQLFGDRMIVANATGCSSIYGGNLPTTPWKKNDQGRGPAWSNSLFEDNAEFGLGFRLAIDNHIDHARNLLGGLTNKLDKTLVDTILGASQDNEIEINEQRERVESLKSALAKLEGSEAKDLLKIADYLVKKSVWIIGGDGWAYDIGYGGLDHVLASGKNVNILVLDTQVYSNTGGQQSKATLTGAVAKFAADGKEGVPKDLAAMAINYENVYVAKVALGANDKATVKAFVEAERYDGPSIIIAYSQCVAHGYDLKYGFDQQKRAVDSGLWPIFRFNPDKIKEGENPMKLDYKGPKIDVKDFMYRETRFKMVEKMNADSAGSYLKTAAHTAQSLYKRYQNLYEYYQPTQKEV